A region of Podospora pseudocomata strain CBS 415.72m mitochondrion, complete sequence, whole genome shotgun sequence DNA encodes the following proteins:
- the rps3 gene encoding ribosomal protein S3: protein MNNKTPKFLSIFLAQALNKDNKKIPFKSKSEVGKRYFPPVSREWKNSIYVFNKNNIKNMPIYDLNINLLIKSFFNLYFNPKFLYNKYRSYKTRSISLNKIFASKAEVKHTNNKAVITVYVYNREKISLLKKIKKLNKNLFNLMAKFAVILYKKEGGCTRSLAASNSEDMQTSYSSDFKDLAKADNQPVALRSLQEIFKYEKTLTKSFLIKNLRLLRKYKLRLNLNKYKFEEKLLYKLKNFIVKYYNKKVEFNIVNIRSVVFHSDFFTNILLSKLKNRRANILRTMDTILNKVVLPKVNRIIEKSFHIKGIDFKLLENKYLNTKISYILRGGKLDKNLSKFLNKLFYNVMSAAATAAASHQCLNKDYLKIYEIIFNSINYKNMGGVRLEAKGRLTKRYRADRSQFKVRWKGGLKNIDSSYKGLSSINMRGFVKPNIDYSILAYKRRIGAFAVKGWVSGKSYSTSATYSSVNTSINSWAVTGFSDA from the coding sequence ATGAATAATAAAACTCCAAAGTTTTTATCTATTTTTTTGGCGCAAGCTCTTAATAAAGATAATAAAAAAATACCTTTTAAAAGTAAATCTGAAGTAGGAAAAAGATACTTTCCCCCTGTATCTAGGGAATGAAAAAATAGTATTTATGTATTTAATAAAAATAATATAAAAAATATGCCTATTTATGATTTAAATATTAATTTATTAATTAAAAGTTTTTTTAATTTGTATTTTAATCCTAAATTTTTATATAATAAATATAGATCATATAAAACTAGAAGTATTTCATTAAATAAAATATTTGCTAGTAAGGCAGAAGTAAAACATACTAATAATAAAGCAGTTATAACTGTATATGTCTATAACAGAGAAAAAATATCTTTATTAAAAAAAATAAAAAAATTAAACAAAAATCTTTTTAATTTAATGGCTAAATTTGCAGTTATTTTATATAAGAAGGAAGGTGGCTGCACACGAAGTCTGGCTGCTTCTAATTCGGAGGATATGCAAACAAGCTATAGCTCTGATTTTAAGGATTTAGCTAAAGCTGATAACCAACCAGTAGCCCTACGAAGTCTGCAAGAAATTTTTAAATATGAAAAAACTCTAACTAAATCTTTTTTAATTAAAAACTTAAGACTTCTTAGAAAATATAAATTAAGACTAAATCTTAATAAATATAAATTTGAAGAAAAACTTTTATATAAATTGAAAAATTTTATAGTAAAATATTATAATAAGAAAGTTGAATTTAATATTGTAAATATTAGATCGGTGGTATTTCATAGTGATTTTTTCACTAATATTTTACTATCTAAATTAAAAAATAGAAGAGCTAATATATTAAGAACGATGGATACTATTTTAAATAAGGTAGTTTTACCTAAAGTAAATAGAATAATAGAAAAAAGTTTTCATATAAAAGGTATAGATTTTAAATTATTAGAAAATAAATATCTAAATACTAAAATAAGTTATATACTTAGAGGGGGCAAGCTCGATAAGAATTTATCTAAATTCTTAAATAAGTTATTTTATAACGTTATGAGTGCCGCTGCCACAGCAGCAGCTTCACACCAGTGCCTTAATAAAGATTATTTAAAAATATATGAAATAATTTTTAATTCTATAAATTATAAAAATATGGGCGGTGTAAGATTAGAAGCTAAAGGTAGATTAACTAAACGATATAGAGCAGATAGATCTCAATTTAAAGTAAGGTGGAAAGGAGGTTTGAAAAACATTGATTCTTCATATAAAGGATTATCATCTATAAATATGAGAGGTTTTGTTAAACCTAATATTGATTATTCAATACTAGCGTATAAACGTCGGATTGGTGCTTTTGCAGTAAAAGGTTGAGTGTCAGGTAAATCTTATTCTACATCAGCTACTTATAGTTCAGTTAATACGAGTATAAATTCATGGGCTGTCACAGGATTTTCTGATGCATAA
- the nad2 gene encoding NADH dehydrogenase subunit 2, giving the protein MIFISIIGLLLSNAVTLRQDMSVNFNRIALIDLIYCILHDTMSLSIINKGIGLHGGLLHITNITLIFHIFIFFLSILILQLTSFYPRKAWIPEHSSLKDIIYQKFLNYRTKIFNKMGEHMKIIEYPLILLFVISGAVFLMSTNDLVSIFLSIELQSYGLYLLSTIYRNSELSTAGGLIYFLLGGLSSCFILLGTSLLYINSGTTSLDGLYILNSISDVKDGAADMPALTSWYKSYYLNFALLVFSIGFLFKVSAAPFHFWSPDVYDAIPTIVTTFVAIIAKISIFIFLLELVYHTNNYLSEFSWTYLLLISSLFSLIIGTVVGLTQFRIKRLLAYSTISHVGFILLALSGCSIESTQAFIFYLIQYSISNLNVFIIIITIGFSLYGYITTNKEYKDLLDKNNSPIQVISQLKGYFYINPLLSLSLAITIFSFVGIPPLVGFFAKQMVLSAALDNGYIFLTLIAILTSVIGAVYYLNIIKKIFFYLPDHSINPSIGEFLFKKGLIFEAGDFKGRITLISSPFSITISIITLVILLFIFMNKEWLSMGTILVQVLFSN; this is encoded by the coding sequence ATGATATTTATAAGTATAATAGGATTATTACTGTCGAATGCCGTTACTTTAAGGCAGGATATGTCGGTTAACTTCAACCGAATTGCTCTTATAGATTTGATTTATTGTATTTTACATGATACAATGAGTTTGTCTATAATTAATAAAGGTATTGGGCTACATGGAGGTTTATTACATATTACTAATATAACATTAATATTTCATATATTTATTTTTTTTTTAAGTATATTAATATTACAATTAACGAGTTTCTACCCCCGAAAAGCCTGAATACCTGAACATTCATCATTAAAAGATATAATTTATCAAAAATTTTTAAATTATAGAACCAAAATTTTTAATAAAATGGGGGAACATATGAAAATTATCGAATATCCTTTAATATTATTATTTGTTATCAGTGGAGCAGTCTTTTTAATGTCTACGAATGATTTAGTTTCTATATTTCTTTCTATTGAATTGCAAAGTTATGGCTTGTATTTATTAAGTACTATTTATAGAAATTCTGAATTATCTACAGCAGGGGGTTTAATTTATTTTTTATTAGGTGGTTTAAGCTCGTGCTTTATTTTATTAGGTACAAGTTTATTATATATTAATTCTGGTACTACAAGTCTGGATGGGCTTTATATACTTAATAGTATAAGTGATGTAAAAGATGGTGCTGCGGATATGCCTGCTTTAACTTCATGGTATAAATCATATTATTTAAATTTTGCTTTACTAGTATTTAGTATAGGGTTTTTATTTAAAGTAAGTGCAGCACCTTTTCATTTTTGATCTCCTGACGTATATGATGCTATACCCACTATAGTTACAACATTTGTGGCTATAATAGCTAAAATTTCTATTTTTATATTTTTGTTAGAATTAGTTTATCATACAAATAATTATTTATCAGAATTTAGTTGAACATACCTTTTATTAATAAGTTCTCTTTTTTCATTAATAATTGGAACTGTTGTTGGTTTGACACAATTTAGAATTAAGAGATTACTTGCGTACAGTACTATCTCTCATGTAGGTTTTATATTATTAGCTTTAAGTGGTTGTAGTATAGAATCAACACAAGCTTTTATATTTTATTTAATACAATATTCTATAAGTAATTTAAATGTGTTTATTATAATAATTACTATAGGGTTTTCTTTATATGGTTATATAACAACAAATAAAGAATATAAAGATTTATTAGATAAAAATAACTCTCCAATACAAGTAATTAGCCAATTAAAAGGGTATTTCTATATAAATCCTTTATTATCTTTAAGTTTAGCTATCACAATTTTCTCTTTTGTGGGTATACCACCTCTAGTAGGGTTTTTTGCCAAACAGATGGTATTAAGTGCTGCTTTAGATAATGGTTATATTTTCTTAACTTTAATTGCAATACTTACTAGTGTAATTGGTGCAGTTTATTACTTAAATATAATAAAAAAAATTTTTTTCTATTTACCTGATCATAGTATAAATCCTTCTATAGGTGAATTTTTATTTAAAAAGGGTTTAATCTTTGAAGCTGGGGATTTTAAGGGTAGAATTACACTTATATCTAGCCCTTTTTCTATTACAATTTCTATAATTACATTGGTAATATTATTATTTATATTTATGAATAAAGAATGATTAAGTATGGGTACCATATTGGTACAAGTTTTATTTAGTAATTAA
- the nad3 gene encoding NADH dehydrogenase subunit 3 yields the protein MSSMTLFILFVSIIALLFLFINLIFAPHNPYQEKYSIFECGFHSFLGQNRTQFGVKFFIFALVYLLLDLEILLTFPFAVSEYVNNIYGLIILLGFITIITIGFVYELGKSALKIDSRQVITMTRFNYSSTIEYLGKI from the coding sequence ATGAGTAGTATGACATTATTTATTTTATTTGTATCTATAATTGCTTTACTTTTTTTATTTATTAATTTAATATTTGCTCCTCATAATCCTTATCAAGAGAAATATAGCATATTTGAATGTGGTTTTCATAGTTTTTTAGGGCAAAATAGAACACAATTTGGTGTTAAATTTTTTATTTTCGCTTTAGTATACTTATTATTAGATTTAGAAATATTATTAACTTTTCCTTTTGCTGTTAGTGAGTATGTCAATAATATTTACGGTTTAATTATATTATTAGGGTTTATAACTATTATAACTATAGGTTTTGTTTATGAATTAGGTAAAAGTGCATTGAAAATTGATAGTAGACAGGTAATAACTATGACAAGGTTTAATTATTCTTCAACAATAGAGTATTTAGGTAAAATATAA
- the cox3 gene encoding cytochrome c oxidase subunit 3, with protein sequence MTNLIRSNFQDHPFHLVSPSPWPLYTSVSLLNLATSAALSMHNFNNSYYLFFISLILVISSMAFWFRDIISEATLLGDHTLAVQKGLNLGVILFIVSEALFFLAIFWAFFHSSLTPTVELGSQWPPIGIEPINPFELPLLNTVILLSSGATVTYAHHSLIHGERKGALYGSIITILLAIIFTVFQGVEYNVSSFTISDGAFGTCFYFGTGFHGFHVIIGTIFLAVALWRIFAYHLTDNHHVGFEGGILYWHFVDVVWLFLYVSIYYWGS encoded by the coding sequence ATGACTAATTTAATTAGAAGTAATTTTCAAGATCATCCGTTTCATTTAGTATCTCCATCTCCATGACCCTTATATACTAGCGTTAGTTTATTAAATTTAGCTACTAGTGCTGCTTTATCTATGCATAATTTTAATAATAGTTATTATTTATTTTTTATCTCTTTAATATTAGTTATTTCATCTATGGCTTTCTGATTTAGAGATATAATATCAGAAGCTACTTTATTAGGGGATCATACATTAGCAGTACAAAAAGGATTAAATTTAGGTGTTATACTTTTTATAGTATCTGAAGCACTATTTTTTTTAGCTATATTTTGAGCTTTCTTTCACAGTTCATTGACACCTACTGTAGAATTAGGATCTCAATGACCACCTATAGGTATTGAACCTATAAATCCTTTTGAATTACCTTTACTTAATACAGTAATACTTTTATCTAGTGGTGCAACAGTAACTTACGCTCATCACTCTTTAATTCATGGGGAAAGAAAAGGAGCTTTATATGGATCTATTATTACTATATTACTAGCTATAATATTTACAGTATTCCAAGGAGTTGAGTATAATGTTTCATCTTTTACTATTAGTGATGGTGCTTTTGGTACATGTTTTTATTTTGGTACAGGTTTCCACGGGTTTCACGTGATAATTGGAACAATATTTTTAGCGGTAGCTTTATGAAGAATATTTGCTTACCATTTAACTGACAACCATCATGTAGGTTTTGAAGGTGGTATTTTATATTGACATTTTGTGGATGTAGTTTGACTTTTTTTATATGTTTCAATTTATTATTGAGGTTCTTAG